A window of the Arenibacter algicola genome harbors these coding sequences:
- a CDS encoding sulfatase family protein — MISRIVFCFAVSSIIGLGFNAKAQERPNILFAISDDQSFFHTSYEGSKFVKTPAFDRIAREGVYFSNAYAGSPGCAPSRSALITGRHHWQNEQSGQHASAWLNKYVPFVDLLEQNGYATGRTGKGVGPFQYARTEADSLWRKNDAAGISHSEIRYEEQNDERFAKGINTTDYFGNFRYFVENIKKEKPFFFWYGGYEPHRSYEKGSWKNMSKKLEDVEVPEFLPDNDEIRGDLLDYAVEIEWFDLHLQRILEYLDNIGELENTIVIVTADNGMPFPRAKANSYEYGVHVPFAVRYPKEFPGNRVVEDPIGFIDLAPTILEVTNTSPKGMLPITGKSILELLLSKERGVLSKTERTAYSGRERHSSSRYLNWGYPQRSIRKGDFLFIWNMKPDRWPAGAPQKFTENDTTQLLPMHGLDKNNTYINGSAYTDIDDCPTKAYLIENYGDESILPYFDLAVDKRPEYELYNVQQDPSCLKNLSGTPSFKKIEEALKTELLGELKKSNDPRIVGPDPEVFDSYKRYSPIRKFPKPDNLN; from the coding sequence ATGATTTCAAGAATAGTATTTTGTTTCGCAGTATCGTCAATTATAGGATTGGGCTTTAACGCCAAAGCACAAGAGCGTCCCAATATCCTTTTTGCAATAAGTGATGACCAGTCATTTTTCCATACCAGTTATGAAGGATCAAAATTTGTTAAAACCCCAGCCTTTGACAGGATAGCCCGTGAGGGGGTCTATTTTTCCAACGCTTATGCCGGTTCCCCTGGATGTGCACCTTCCAGAAGTGCTCTTATTACTGGCAGACACCATTGGCAAAATGAACAGTCCGGACAACATGCCTCTGCTTGGTTAAATAAATATGTACCCTTTGTTGATCTGCTTGAACAAAATGGATATGCCACAGGCAGAACGGGAAAAGGAGTTGGCCCTTTCCAATATGCCCGTACGGAAGCAGATTCGCTTTGGCGAAAAAATGATGCCGCTGGAATTTCGCATAGTGAAATTAGATATGAAGAGCAAAACGACGAGCGATTTGCAAAAGGCATCAACACTACCGATTACTTTGGAAATTTCCGATATTTTGTAGAAAATATTAAAAAGGAAAAACCATTTTTTTTCTGGTATGGCGGTTATGAACCACATAGAAGCTATGAAAAAGGGTCCTGGAAAAACATGTCCAAAAAATTGGAGGATGTGGAGGTCCCGGAATTTCTTCCCGATAATGACGAGATAAGGGGAGATTTATTGGATTATGCGGTTGAAATTGAATGGTTTGATCTTCATCTTCAAAGAATACTGGAATATTTGGATAACATTGGAGAATTGGAAAATACTATTGTTATTGTAACGGCCGATAATGGCATGCCCTTTCCCCGTGCCAAGGCAAATAGCTATGAGTACGGTGTTCATGTTCCTTTTGCCGTTAGGTACCCCAAGGAATTTCCAGGAAATAGGGTTGTGGAAGATCCCATTGGTTTTATTGATTTGGCGCCGACAATTCTTGAGGTTACCAATACCTCCCCTAAAGGAATGCTCCCAATTACCGGAAAAAGTATACTGGAACTGTTGCTATCAAAGGAAAGAGGTGTATTGTCCAAAACGGAAAGAACGGCATATTCTGGGAGGGAACGCCACTCCTCGTCGAGATATTTGAATTGGGGCTACCCTCAAAGGTCTATTCGAAAAGGAGATTTTCTTTTTATTTGGAACATGAAACCCGACAGGTGGCCAGCAGGTGCTCCACAAAAATTTACAGAAAATGACACCACACAATTGCTTCCCATGCACGGACTGGATAAAAACAACACCTACATTAATGGCAGTGCCTATACCGATATAGATGATTGTCCTACAAAAGCCTATCTAATAGAAAATTACGGGGATGAATCCATTTTGCCCTATTTCGATTTAGCCGTAGATAAACGTCCAGAGTATGAACTTTACAATGTACAGCAAGATCCTTCTTGTTTAAAAAACTTATCGGGAACACCCTCATTCAAAAAGATTGAAGAGGCCCTGAAAACCGAACTATTGGGGGAACTCAAAAAATCCAATGACCCACGTATTGTAGGTCCCGATCCCGAAGTATTTGATAGTTACAAGCGATATTCCCCAATAAGAAAGTTCCCAAAACCAGATAATTTAAATTGA
- a CDS encoding DUF4019 domain-containing protein, whose product MKKTMYKYLVLLVFTGLLSCKSNQKNEKIESAQSVPTVSNETKAEVVNDAKEWLGLIYDNNYSQCWDNAASLFQKAVTKEQWTQQLSGIVPPLGKVISREVISAEYHTELPGAPDGEYIVIQFKTSFENKNESVETVTQMIDDNQWKVSGYFIK is encoded by the coding sequence ATGAAAAAAACAATGTACAAATACCTAGTTCTTTTAGTTTTTACCGGGCTATTATCCTGTAAATCCAACCAGAAAAATGAAAAAATTGAAAGTGCCCAATCAGTGCCAACTGTTTCCAATGAAACAAAAGCTGAAGTAGTTAATGATGCCAAAGAATGGCTGGGATTGATTTATGATAATAATTACTCCCAATGTTGGGATAATGCCGCTTCCCTATTTCAAAAAGCGGTTACAAAAGAACAATGGACGCAACAACTGAGTGGTATTGTGCCGCCTTTAGGTAAAGTAATCAGTAGGGAGGTAATTTCGGCGGAATACCATACGGAACTTCCTGGTGCACCTGATGGGGAGTATATAGTTATCCAATTTAAAACATCGTTTGAGAATAAAAATGAAAGTGTGGAAACGGTTACCCAGATGATAGATGATAACCAATGGAAGGTTTCCGGGTATTTTATTAAGTAA
- a CDS encoding FG-GAP repeat domain-containing protein, which yields MDRFLLFLFLVTIMTLSLQAQDNIWNRHVIDSTLSGADGVRLADVNNDNLMDITTGWEEGGYTKVYVHPGYNLAKQKWPAVIVGKTPDVEDAVFVDIDDDGRMDVVSSTEGKNRKIYFNWAPTDPLNYLDSSKWNTQTLPASDGLMQWMFAFPAQIDGKNGIDLVVGSKNKDAKIGWFQAPRNSRNLSDWKWYPIGSATWIMSIIIRDMDNDGDLDIVTSDRKPGATKGVRWLENPGKIENQKKEWDNHFIGCQGLEVMFMDMADMDGDGLEDAIVTEYTHQKIVYMKRLNKNGLEWNSYNIDIPNITGRAKAVKVGDIDGDGNPDIVHSTNTLNDPNKSGIYWLSYRDNPNDPIWDWHELSGPKGIKFDRIELLDLDGDGDLDVLTCEENYGTNSEGLGVIWYENPFIKATNYR from the coding sequence ATGGACAGATTTTTACTTTTCTTGTTTTTAGTAACCATTATGACTTTGTCCCTACAGGCTCAAGACAACATTTGGAATAGGCATGTGATCGATTCTACATTAAGTGGGGCTGACGGAGTAAGATTAGCCGACGTAAATAATGACAACCTGATGGATATTACTACTGGCTGGGAAGAAGGTGGATATACTAAGGTTTATGTTCATCCAGGCTACAATTTAGCAAAGCAAAAATGGCCAGCGGTCATAGTGGGCAAGACTCCTGATGTTGAAGATGCCGTTTTTGTTGACATTGATGATGATGGAAGGATGGATGTGGTAAGTAGTACAGAAGGGAAAAATAGAAAAATCTATTTCAACTGGGCTCCCACCGATCCCCTTAACTATCTGGATTCCTCAAAATGGAATACCCAGACCCTCCCAGCATCTGATGGTCTTATGCAATGGATGTTTGCCTTCCCTGCCCAAATAGATGGGAAAAATGGAATTGATTTAGTGGTCGGTTCAAAAAACAAAGATGCGAAAATCGGTTGGTTTCAAGCACCAAGAAATTCTAGAAATCTTTCTGACTGGAAATGGTATCCCATTGGTTCAGCAACATGGATTATGTCCATCATTATCAGGGATATGGATAATGATGGGGACTTGGATATAGTTACCTCCGATCGCAAACCAGGTGCAACCAAAGGGGTTCGATGGTTGGAGAATCCTGGTAAAATTGAAAATCAAAAAAAAGAGTGGGATAATCATTTTATTGGTTGTCAGGGTTTAGAGGTTATGTTCATGGACATGGCCGATATGGATGGTGATGGACTTGAAGATGCCATTGTTACTGAATATACCCACCAAAAAATTGTTTACATGAAGCGGTTAAACAAAAATGGTTTGGAATGGAATAGTTATAATATTGATATTCCAAATATCACTGGAAGAGCAAAGGCCGTCAAAGTTGGTGATATTGATGGGGATGGAAATCCTGATATTGTACACTCCACAAATACATTGAACGATCCAAATAAATCAGGAATATATTGGTTATCGTACAGAGATAATCCAAATGATCCCATATGGGATTGGCATGAACTCAGTGGGCCAAAAGGTATTAAGTTTGATAGGATAGAGCTACTGGATTTAGATGGAGATGGCGACCTGGATGTTCTCACTTGTGAGGAAAACTATGGGACGAATAGTGAAGGTTTAGGTGTAATTTGGTACGAAAACCCATTTATTAAAGCAACTAACTATAGATAA
- a CDS encoding SDR family NAD(P)-dependent oxidoreductase, giving the protein MRILYCPIFREAYKKGKATEKWDESAINFEQLKQTFNVNLFGTIELTEKLISNINKSGHIINVTSDWGSFSEKNFDEFQPHYKMSKSALNMYTKLLAKRLEKHNIIVSSIDPGWTKTDMGGREASRKPSEVAHDIKNLLDKMPKSGNFWHQGKIREW; this is encoded by the coding sequence ATTCGAATTTTATACTGTCCTATTTTTAGGGAAGCCTACAAAAAGGGGAAGGCTACAGAAAAATGGGATGAATCAGCAATCAACTTCGAACAATTAAAACAGACATTTAATGTAAATCTATTCGGAACAATTGAATTAACTGAAAAACTGATTTCTAATATTAACAAAAGCGGACACATAATTAATGTTACTTCAGATTGGGGTTCGTTCAGCGAAAAGAATTTTGATGAATTTCAACCACATTATAAAATGTCAAAATCTGCCTTGAATATGTATACAAAACTACTGGCAAAAAGACTTGAAAAACATAATATAATTGTTTCGTCTATTGATCCTGGATGGACTAAAACCGATATGGGTGGAAGGGAAGCTTCAAGAAAACCCTCTGAAGTTGCTCATGACATTAAAAATTTATTGGATAAAATGCCTAAAAGTGGAAACTTTTGGCATCAAGGAAAAATAAGAGAATGGTAA
- a CDS encoding transposase produces MKRTKFTESQIVKALRENEQGRSVGDISRELGIDKSTFYYWRKKYGGMEQQQLKRLKELEEENNRLKQMYADVSLDNKMLKDVLSKKF; encoded by the coding sequence ATGAAAAGAACAAAATTTACGGAAAGCCAGATTGTCAAGGCACTAAGGGAAAACGAACAGGGAAGATCCGTTGGCGATATTTCCAGGGAACTGGGTATCGACAAAAGTACATTTTACTACTGGCGCAAGAAATACGGAGGTATGGAGCAGCAGCAACTGAAACGTCTAAAGGAGCTCGAAGAAGAGAACAATAGGCTAAAACAAATGTATGCGGATGTTAGTCTGGACAATAAAATGTTAAAGGACGTTTTGTCAAAAAAGTTCTAA
- a CDS encoding IS3 family transposase gives MKQYTVPILRACKLVDLSRSMWYYQSRRDDSEVIDKLTELAESYPTRGFDEYYHKIRREGLKWNRKRVLRVYRNMKLGLRRKHKKRLVKRVKQPLEAPSQLNECWSMDFMSDALSDGRKVRVFNVIDDCNREAIAIDAGLSYPARAVIETLENLKEDIGTPKYIRCDNGPEFISKTFMNWCKKNFIEIKYTQPGKPMQNGYIERFNRFFREDILDAYYFNDVYQLQKISDNWREDYNFNHPHKSLGNKSPKEYMPRFDEEFKFFIKSDLNNNYLSNLEVS, from the coding sequence ATCAAACAATATACGGTTCCCATATTACGTGCGTGTAAACTTGTTGATTTAAGCAGATCAATGTGGTATTACCAAAGTAGACGGGATGACAGCGAAGTCATCGACAAGCTAACCGAGTTGGCCGAATCATATCCGACCCGGGGTTTTGATGAGTATTATCATAAGATCCGTCGTGAGGGCCTAAAATGGAATCGAAAGCGTGTGTTGCGTGTGTACCGCAATATGAAGCTGGGCCTTAGGCGCAAGCACAAGAAACGTTTGGTAAAACGTGTAAAGCAACCCTTGGAAGCACCTTCACAGCTCAATGAATGCTGGAGCATGGACTTTATGAGCGATGCGCTTAGCGATGGCAGAAAAGTACGCGTATTCAACGTTATTGACGACTGTAACCGTGAAGCTATCGCCATTGATGCCGGACTATCCTATCCGGCACGGGCGGTCATTGAAACATTGGAAAACCTGAAAGAAGATATAGGGACTCCCAAATATATAAGATGTGATAACGGACCGGAATTTATCTCAAAGACATTTATGAACTGGTGTAAAAAGAACTTTATAGAAATCAAATACACCCAACCTGGAAAACCGATGCAGAACGGATACATAGAACGGTTCAACCGCTTTTTTAGAGAAGACATATTGGACGCTTATTATTTTAATGACGTATATCAGCTCCAAAAGATAAGCGATAACTGGCGGGAGGACTATAATTTTAACCACCCACATAAATCTCTGGGCAATAAATCGCCCAAAGAATATATGCCCAGATTTGATGAAGAATTTAAATTCTTCATCAAATCTGACCTAAACAACAATTATTTATCGAATTTAGAGGTGTCCTAA
- a CDS encoding TraB/GumN family protein, translated as MEHTIKRRIYSVAFVLVLTFQFGVAQVKSKTDSDTINTVLFEVTSSNHNHVSYLFGTHHAFGKVFFDSLTKAKQALSASELLIKENLNIPGEMAEDIINRRTQITQWKKYLSKADLTYIKNLFATSPTDFNKMTPTEMYVFLTRHFKQQICLNENANDNALTLDDYIAYKV; from the coding sequence ATGGAACACACAATAAAAAGACGCATTTATTCTGTGGCTTTTGTTTTGGTGCTAACGTTTCAATTTGGGGTAGCTCAAGTAAAGAGCAAAACAGATTCTGACACAATCAATACGGTATTATTTGAGGTAACCTCTTCCAATCACAATCACGTTTCATATCTATTTGGAACCCACCACGCTTTTGGAAAAGTGTTTTTTGACTCATTAACAAAAGCAAAACAAGCCCTATCAGCTAGTGAATTACTGATAAAGGAAAACCTAAATATTCCCGGAGAAATGGCAGAAGATATTATCAACCGTAGAACCCAAATTACACAATGGAAGAAGTATTTAAGCAAGGCAGACTTGACTTACATCAAAAACCTATTTGCTACTAGCCCTACTGATTTTAACAAAATGACACCCACCGAGATGTATGTTTTTCTTACCAGACATTTCAAACAGCAAATATGCTTAAACGAAAACGCTAATGATAACGCTCTTACTTTGGATGATTATATTGCTTACAAGGTGTAG
- a CDS encoding DNA alkylation repair protein, which translates to MTAKEFIGILITIGQEYSGNIPKREIFSLAKEFQSMPVIEVVKLLKVDNYDHRLGAISILDWKARNKKTTLVEKKKIYNAYINNHKWINDWGLVDRAAPYVVGGYLYDKDRNPLYDMAKSKDAMQRRTAIVSTYYFIRKNDIEDTFGIAEILVTDTNEYVQKAVGSWVREAGKRDEARLKAFLDKYAAIMPRVTLRYAIEKFDKKIRDYYLLLKNG; encoded by the coding sequence ATGACCGCTAAGGAATTTATTGGCATTTTGATTACTATTGGCCAGGAATATTCGGGTAATATTCCTAAACGGGAAATATTTTCTCTGGCAAAGGAATTTCAATCCATGCCAGTGATCGAGGTCGTCAAATTACTTAAAGTTGATAATTACGATCACCGACTTGGTGCCATATCTATTTTAGATTGGAAAGCCCGAAATAAGAAGACCACTTTAGTAGAGAAGAAAAAAATATACAATGCATATATAAATAATCACAAATGGATTAACGATTGGGGATTGGTAGACAGAGCTGCCCCATACGTAGTTGGAGGCTATTTGTACGATAAAGACAGAAATCCATTGTATGATATGGCCAAATCCAAAGATGCCATGCAAAGAAGAACGGCAATTGTCAGCACATACTATTTTATTCGTAAAAATGATATAGAAGACACCTTTGGCATAGCAGAAATTCTTGTTACCGATACAAACGAGTATGTACAAAAAGCAGTGGGAAGTTGGGTTAGGGAAGCCGGAAAAAGGGATGAGGCTAGACTAAAAGCATTTCTAGACAAATACGCAGCTATAATGCCACGGGTAACCTTGAGATACGCCATTGAAAAATTTGATAAGAAAATAAGAGATTATTATTTATTATTGAAAAATGGTTAG
- a CDS encoding xanthine dehydrogenase family protein molybdopterin-binding subunit, which translates to MKPNPSNNKLFKVSRRDFVKIGALGSTGLILGVPLGCKQDKNAFLTGREDALFAPNVYITILGTGEVQLIAHRSEMGTGIRTSLPLVMADEMEADWTKVKIIQAVGDIKYGDQNTDGSYSVRMFYQPLRVAGATVKLMLMQAAAQEWQVDISECKAVNHEIVHSSGKSFGYGYLAEKAAALHIPEESEVTLKDSKDFKFISKETVIYDLEDIVTGKAVYGLDKQIPDLKVAVIKRNPEAGAGLQSFNSDKATKIEGVDKIYKMEATAFPMGFNAPLGGIVVVANNTWTALKARDAVEVVWEKGINAGYDSNVFMEQMQRSVQKEGQVKRQLGSTSKALREAAKVIESDFLVPHLAHSPMETPCAVARYNADGTCEIWAPVQSPQWVRQAVAEALGIEESEVTINVTLLGSAFGRKSKPDFVVEAALISKEMNTPIKLLWTREDDIQHDFYHSNCAQHIKVGIDKNNKVTSWVHRTAFPSISGTASAEATGPSSDELCMGVLDMPFEIDNISCESLDAKAQIRIGWLRSVHNINHAFAIGSIVDQVAQARQMDPIDNMLDLLGSDRKIDFTALVEGFNNYNVPLAEYPCDTQRFKQVVQLAKEKSGWGKSLPKGQGMGFAAHRSFLTYVACVVEVEVDDNNNIKIPMVHFAIDCGVPVNPDRIRAQFEGGAAFGASLALKSEINVKNGAVMEDNFNNYLVARITDAPINTAVHFVENEEKPTGVGEPPVPPFIPALCNAIFMATGKRITRLPIKL; encoded by the coding sequence ATGAAACCAAACCCTTCCAATAATAAACTGTTTAAAGTTAGTAGAAGAGATTTCGTGAAAATTGGGGCCTTGGGAAGCACTGGTTTGATCCTTGGCGTTCCTTTGGGGTGCAAGCAAGATAAAAATGCCTTTTTAACCGGGCGGGAAGACGCTCTTTTTGCTCCTAACGTATATATCACGATTTTGGGAACCGGGGAGGTGCAACTCATTGCCCACCGCTCGGAAATGGGTACTGGTATTAGAACAAGCCTACCCTTGGTCATGGCCGATGAAATGGAAGCAGATTGGACCAAAGTAAAAATAATTCAGGCGGTTGGGGATATAAAATATGGCGATCAAAATACGGACGGTTCCTATAGTGTAAGAATGTTCTATCAACCTTTAAGAGTAGCTGGTGCTACAGTGAAATTAATGTTGATGCAGGCAGCGGCCCAGGAATGGCAAGTAGATATTTCTGAATGCAAGGCCGTAAATCATGAAATTGTCCACAGCTCTGGCAAGAGTTTTGGATATGGCTATCTGGCCGAAAAAGCAGCAGCCCTGCACATTCCTGAGGAAAGTGAAGTTACTTTAAAGGACTCGAAAGATTTTAAATTTATTTCCAAGGAAACGGTCATCTATGACCTAGAGGATATCGTAACGGGGAAGGCAGTCTATGGACTGGATAAGCAAATCCCGGATCTAAAGGTAGCGGTCATAAAAAGGAATCCGGAGGCCGGGGCGGGATTGCAATCGTTCAACAGTGACAAGGCCACTAAAATTGAAGGTGTAGATAAAATATACAAAATGGAGGCTACCGCCTTTCCTATGGGTTTTAATGCACCCTTGGGCGGAATTGTAGTGGTCGCCAACAATACATGGACAGCATTAAAGGCAAGGGATGCCGTGGAAGTGGTTTGGGAAAAGGGCATTAATGCCGGCTATGACTCCAACGTCTTTATGGAACAGATGCAACGCTCCGTTCAGAAAGAAGGCCAAGTAAAGAGACAACTAGGTTCTACATCCAAAGCTTTAAGAGAGGCTGCAAAGGTGATAGAGTCCGATTTTTTGGTCCCGCATTTGGCGCATTCCCCAATGGAGACCCCATGCGCGGTGGCCCGGTACAATGCTGATGGTACTTGCGAAATATGGGCCCCGGTTCAGTCTCCACAATGGGTACGGCAGGCCGTTGCCGAAGCCTTGGGCATTGAGGAATCCGAAGTTACCATTAACGTTACCCTATTGGGAAGTGCCTTTGGCCGTAAATCCAAACCAGATTTTGTAGTGGAAGCAGCCTTGATCTCAAAAGAAATGAATACGCCCATAAAATTGCTTTGGACCAGGGAAGACGACATTCAGCACGATTTTTACCATTCCAATTGTGCACAACATATAAAAGTCGGTATCGACAAAAACAATAAGGTCACTTCCTGGGTGCACCGCACGGCTTTTCCATCCATTTCAGGTACGGCCAGCGCCGAAGCCACAGGACCTTCATCGGACGAATTATGCATGGGAGTTCTGGACATGCCCTTCGAAATTGATAATATATCCTGTGAATCCTTGGATGCAAAAGCGCAGATCAGGATTGGGTGGCTACGATCTGTCCACAATATCAACCATGCTTTTGCCATTGGTTCCATAGTTGACCAAGTGGCCCAGGCCAGACAGATGGATCCCATAGACAATATGCTGGACCTATTGGGGAGCGATCGCAAAATAGATTTTACCGCACTAGTGGAAGGGTTCAACAACTATAACGTACCCTTGGCAGAATACCCTTGTGATACCCAACGTTTTAAACAGGTAGTACAATTGGCAAAGGAAAAATCGGGATGGGGCAAAAGTTTACCAAAAGGTCAAGGAATGGGGTTTGCTGCACATAGGAGCTTTCTGACCTATGTAGCCTGCGTAGTGGAAGTAGAGGTAGATGACAACAACAATATCAAAATACCTATGGTACATTTTGCTATCGATTGTGGAGTACCGGTGAATCCGGATAGGATAAGGGCCCAATTTGAGGGAGGTGCTGCCTTTGGTGCCAGTTTGGCCTTGAAAAGTGAGATAAATGTGAAAAATGGGGCCGTTATGGAGGACAATTTTAACAACTATCTTGTGGCCCGTATTACAGATGCACCCATCAACACGGCGGTACATTTTGTAGAAAATGAGGAAAAACCCACAGGAGTTGGGGAACCCCCTGTTCCCCCGTTTATACCAGCACTTTGCAATGCTATTTTTATGGCGACCGGCAAAAGGATTACGAGATTGCCGATAAAGCTATAG
- a CDS encoding (2Fe-2S)-binding protein, whose protein sequence is MEKFTLNINNQKVSIECAPDTPLLWALRDQLGLTGTKYGCGIAVCGSCTVHLDGTAIRSCSLPISAINDKAITTIEGVGKDGLHPVQKAWIAENVPQCGFCQSGQIMSAIALLEQNGNPSDADIEQAMSGNICRCGTYIRIRSAIKNAAKNNV, encoded by the coding sequence ATGGAAAAATTCACCTTAAACATCAATAATCAAAAGGTATCAATTGAATGTGCTCCCGACACCCCATTATTATGGGCGCTTCGTGATCAATTGGGGCTGACCGGAACCAAATACGGTTGTGGAATAGCCGTATGTGGATCTTGTACGGTCCATTTAGACGGTACAGCAATAAGGTCTTGCAGCCTACCAATTTCCGCAATCAACGATAAAGCTATTACCACCATTGAAGGAGTGGGAAAAGATGGACTTCATCCTGTACAAAAAGCATGGATTGCTGAGAACGTTCCCCAATGTGGATTTTGCCAAAGTGGACAAATCATGTCGGCCATAGCATTATTGGAACAAAACGGAAATCCTTCAGACGCAGACATAGAACAGGCAATGTCCGGTAATATTTGTCGCTGTGGAACTTATATCCGAATTAGAAGTGCCATTAAGAACGCTGCTAAAAACAATGTGTAA
- a CDS encoding glycoside hydrolase family 10 protein, producing MTSNLKFRCIYLLLFSVIGLVSCGSSSTKNIEIKGVYGNPKPLWDKGYKLNDLGVNAIFVHSGSLNEDMIIRARAEGARVYAEFATLNGKGYVDTHPEAWAVNEKGERVEAATWFMGACPTEPGFRKYRFDQLRDLLLEYDLDGVWMDYVHWHAQFEDPEPILPETCFCRHCLNSFSKDNNIRLPDATTPEKAEYILKNHNTVWRKWRCEVIYDWTANMKSIMTEIKPNALLGLYHCPWDDEEFNGARERILGLDYDLLKKTVDVFSPMVYHQRMGRAPSWVQENIEWFSKKIDDEDGTYPKIWPIVQAYNEPGIVTKEAFETVLRGGLAGKSTGVMMFTTHAIAEDEGKIEVMKKVYSEDKGKTSE from the coding sequence ATGACCTCCAACTTAAAATTCCGATGTATATACCTATTGCTTTTCTCCGTGATCGGACTTGTCTCCTGTGGGTCATCCTCCACTAAAAACATAGAGATAAAGGGTGTCTATGGGAATCCCAAACCTCTATGGGACAAAGGGTATAAGCTCAACGACCTTGGGGTAAATGCCATATTTGTTCACAGTGGATCCCTTAATGAGGATATGATTATCCGCGCAAGGGCTGAAGGAGCACGGGTTTATGCCGAATTTGCCACTTTGAACGGAAAAGGTTATGTGGATACCCATCCAGAGGCTTGGGCCGTAAATGAGAAAGGAGAAAGAGTTGAAGCCGCCACCTGGTTTATGGGGGCCTGCCCTACCGAACCCGGTTTTAGAAAATATCGTTTCGACCAGCTGCGCGACTTACTTCTGGAATATGATCTGGATGGGGTCTGGATGGATTATGTGCACTGGCACGCCCAATTTGAGGACCCGGAACCCATTTTGCCAGAAACTTGCTTTTGTAGGCATTGTCTAAATAGCTTTTCAAAGGATAACAATATCCGTTTGCCAGATGCCACCACTCCTGAAAAGGCAGAATATATCCTTAAAAACCACAATACTGTATGGCGAAAATGGCGTTGCGAAGTTATTTATGATTGGACTGCCAATATGAAGAGTATTATGACCGAAATTAAACCCAATGCCCTACTTGGCCTTTATCATTGTCCTTGGGACGACGAAGAATTTAATGGCGCCAGGGAACGTATTCTGGGTTTGGATTATGATCTTTTAAAGAAAACCGTAGATGTTTTTTCTCCAATGGTCTACCACCAAAGAATGGGAAGAGCCCCCAGTTGGGTGCAGGAGAACATAGAATGGTTTAGCAAAAAGATAGATGATGAAGATGGTACCTACCCCAAAATATGGCCCATTGTCCAGGCCTACAATGAACCTGGCATTGTTACCAAAGAAGCCTTTGAAACGGTATTGCGTGGCGGTTTAGCAGGGAAATCGACCGGAGTAATGATGTTTACCACCCATGCCATAGCAGAGGATGAAGGTAAAATCGAGGTGATGAAGAAAGTGTATTCTGAGGATAAGGGAAAAACTTCTGAATAA
- a CDS encoding class I SAM-dependent methyltransferase — translation MKKSSVAEIRERFDKDVERFSNVDTGQLTTIDAKISLELITEAARRIVPNAEQLLDIGCGAGNYSLKMLSKLPNLECTLVDLSDPMLDKAYERVSEQTNKNVHVVKGDIREVPLKQNHFDIILAGAVLHHLRDDQDWETTFKKIYGLLKPGGCFMISDLITQDTEILNDYTWERYGDYLEELGGEDYRKKVLDYVDKEDSPRSMNYQLDLMKKLGFSKVEILHKNMCFGAFGGIK, via the coding sequence ATGAAAAAATCCAGCGTAGCGGAAATCAGGGAACGGTTCGACAAGGATGTGGAGCGCTTCTCCAATGTGGATACTGGGCAACTTACTACTATCGACGCCAAAATTTCCTTGGAGTTGATTACCGAAGCGGCCAGAAGAATAGTTCCCAATGCGGAGCAATTATTGGACATTGGATGTGGCGCGGGAAACTATTCCCTAAAAATGCTCTCCAAGCTCCCCAACTTGGAATGTACCTTGGTAGACCTAAGTGATCCTATGTTGGACAAGGCCTACGAAAGGGTATCTGAACAGACCAATAAAAATGTACATGTGGTAAAGGGAGATATTAGGGAGGTACCTCTAAAACAAAACCATTTCGATATTATTTTGGCAGGGGCCGTACTGCATCATTTAAGGGACGATCAAGATTGGGAGACAACCTTTAAAAAGATATATGGCCTGCTAAAGCCAGGAGGCTGCTTTATGATTTCTGACCTGATTACCCAGGACACCGAAATACTCAATGACTATACCTGGGAAAGATATGGGGACTATTTAGAGGAATTGGGCGGAGAGGACTACAGAAAAAAAGTGCTGGATTATGTGGACAAAGAGGATTCCCCAAGATCCATGAACTATCAGCTAGACCTTATGAAAAAGCTAGGCTTCAGCAAGGTGGAGATATTGCATAAGAATATGTGTTTTGGGGCTTTTGGGGGCATAAAATAG